The following proteins are encoded in a genomic region of Bacillus sp. Marseille-Q1617:
- a CDS encoding NCS2 family permease produces MKERKGIFQLKDHDTSFKQEIMAGAIGYFTIVYIIAVNALILSEAGIPFEGAVMATILASFVGCLVMAFWANAPILLVPGMGINAMFTFTLVKSSGLTWQEALAVVVVSGILFMIIAFTKLSKVLSEAIPKTLKEAITVGLGMFLMFIGLEKGGLIQRGDSALITIGDFGELKVLATVLTFLVTIFLFIRNVKGQFLWSIAFGTMLGFIFGIEPSISGSTFHLSEYGQVFGQISFDAVLEIPFWIAVFSVTMVLVFENIGLIHGHVDMIGQPQKYPKAFQANAFSAFTSGFFGTSPTVSTVESAAAMTAGGRTGLTSLTTGVLFLGSVLFIPYLKWIPDHAIAPILIIIGGLMIQNIRHMDLRDLTEAFPAIFIIAMIPFTYSIADGIAIGFIMYPILKMATGKAREVSIPLYIIAGLFLMNFFVHSIH; encoded by the coding sequence ATGAAGGAACGTAAAGGTATTTTTCAGTTAAAGGATCATGATACCTCGTTCAAGCAAGAGATAATGGCCGGAGCGATAGGTTATTTTACGATTGTGTACATTATCGCAGTAAATGCACTCATTCTTTCTGAAGCTGGAATTCCATTCGAAGGGGCAGTCATGGCAACCATACTGGCTTCCTTTGTCGGATGTTTGGTGATGGCCTTTTGGGCGAATGCACCAATTCTTCTGGTTCCGGGGATGGGCATCAATGCGATGTTTACATTCACTCTGGTTAAATCTTCAGGTTTGACGTGGCAGGAAGCTTTAGCTGTCGTAGTTGTTTCGGGGATACTCTTCATGATCATTGCGTTTACTAAGCTTTCTAAAGTATTATCGGAAGCCATCCCGAAGACATTGAAAGAGGCGATTACAGTAGGCCTCGGTATGTTTTTAATGTTCATCGGTCTTGAAAAGGGCGGTCTGATCCAACGCGGGGACTCAGCTCTCATTACGATCGGAGACTTTGGGGAACTTAAGGTGCTCGCTACCGTGCTCACCTTTTTGGTAACGATTTTCCTTTTTATTCGCAACGTAAAAGGTCAATTTTTATGGAGTATCGCATTTGGAACAATGTTAGGGTTTATCTTTGGCATTGAACCTTCTATTTCCGGCAGTACGTTTCACTTGAGTGAATACGGTCAGGTATTTGGACAGATTTCATTTGATGCCGTTTTGGAAATACCCTTTTGGATTGCTGTGTTTTCCGTAACGATGGTACTGGTATTTGAGAACATCGGACTGATACACGGCCATGTAGACATGATCGGACAGCCTCAAAAGTATCCAAAAGCCTTTCAAGCAAATGCTTTTTCCGCATTTACCTCGGGTTTCTTTGGAACGAGTCCAACTGTATCGACGGTTGAAAGTGCAGCAGCGATGACAGCCGGGGGAAGAACTGGCCTGACCTCGCTTACAACCGGGGTATTATTCCTTGGATCTGTCTTATTCATTCCGTATTTAAAATGGATTCCGGATCATGCGATCGCCCCGATCCTCATCATTATTGGAGGATTGATGATACAAAATATCCGTCATATGGATCTTAGAGATCTGACGGAAGCATTTCCGGCCATCTTCATCATTGCGATGATTCCGTTTACCTATAGCATTGCAGATGGTATAGCAATCGGGTTCATCATGTATCCGATCTTGAAAATGGCTACAGGTAAAGCAAGAGAAGTATCCATACCGCTTTACATTATTGCCGGATTATTCTTAATGAACTTCTTTGTTCATTCAATACATTGA
- a CDS encoding EAL and HDOD domain-containing protein: MEVFVARQPIFDVNEEKAAYELLYRQSQLNMFPDIDGDTATADVIINSFLNIGIDSLSSGKPCFINFTENLLKLRVPTYFNPREIVVEILESVEPSRGVVEICLELKKLGYKIALDDFIFNESNPFSKELMRTADFIKVDFQATTEEMRRNIEVLSNLLGYKMIAEKVETELQYKEARQKGYHYFQGYFFSKPKIIASHDVPVYFHSYYSIIQSLEMSEPSIDVISGLIEQDLSLSYKLLKLINSPAYRPKHKIHSIRQAIVLLGLMEIKRWIYVLAVREQVAHRRKLENEVITLCLTRAKMCELAAKKVKGPVNTSSYFLAGMFSLMDTILSVPMMQILEDLPLNDEICDALIGKSNELKDMLELVISIEKADWVDLDKKMSSLNLTEQDISESYQQACQWAEELLTQELTH; the protein is encoded by the coding sequence ATGGAAGTATTTGTGGCGAGGCAGCCGATTTTTGATGTGAATGAGGAAAAGGCAGCCTACGAGCTTCTTTACAGACAAAGTCAACTGAATATGTTTCCTGATATAGATGGAGACACAGCGACAGCGGATGTCATCATTAATAGTTTTCTAAATATAGGAATCGATTCATTATCTTCGGGGAAACCTTGTTTCATAAACTTCACTGAAAATCTACTGAAATTACGGGTCCCTACTTATTTTAATCCAAGGGAAATCGTGGTGGAAATTCTTGAGTCTGTTGAGCCGAGCAGGGGTGTGGTGGAAATCTGCCTTGAATTGAAGAAACTCGGGTATAAGATTGCTTTGGATGATTTTATCTTCAATGAATCGAATCCATTCAGTAAAGAGCTTATGAGGACAGCCGATTTTATTAAAGTTGATTTCCAGGCCACGACTGAGGAAATGAGAAGAAATATAGAGGTATTATCCAATCTATTGGGATATAAGATGATCGCTGAAAAGGTCGAGACCGAGCTGCAGTACAAGGAGGCAAGACAGAAGGGGTACCATTATTTCCAAGGATACTTCTTTAGTAAGCCGAAGATTATCGCGTCCCACGATGTACCGGTCTATTTTCATTCCTACTATTCGATCATTCAAAGCCTCGAAATGTCAGAGCCCAGCATTGATGTGATCAGTGGTTTGATCGAGCAGGATCTATCTCTTTCTTACAAACTCTTAAAGCTCATTAATTCACCGGCATACCGTCCTAAACATAAAATTCATTCTATCCGGCAAGCAATCGTGTTACTCGGATTAATGGAGATCAAAAGGTGGATATACGTGCTGGCTGTAAGGGAGCAGGTAGCACACAGGAGAAAATTGGAAAATGAAGTGATTACTTTATGTCTGACGAGAGCCAAAATGTGTGAGCTTGCAGCGAAGAAAGTAAAAGGCCCCGTTAATACATCCAGTTATTTTCTGGCCGGTATGTTTTCCCTGATGGATACCATCCTATCGGTTCCGATGATGCAGATACTCGAAGATTTACCGTTGAATGATGAAATTTGTGATGCATTGATCGGTAAATCAAATGAATTGAAGGATATGCTCGAATTGGTCATTTCAATCGAAAAGGCTGATTGGGTCGATCTCGACAAGAAAATGAGTTCATTAAATCTGACTGAGCAGGATATATCCGAAAGTTACCAGCAAGCCTGTCAATGGGCAGAAGAGCTGCTTACACAGGAACTTACCCATTGA
- the dapF gene encoding diaminopimelate epimerase, whose translation MKLNLIKCHGSGNDFLLIDEISNRYSFTEEARQNLAISLCDRQKGLGADGILFVLDSMRCDAVMRVFNADGSEASMCGNGLRCVGRYVCELLDKEEIVIETMKADLRVAAAPAIYDDIPTYNVEISPVYFDLDKVPMNMNFSQVIDQKIPEISDRLHFTVLAVPNPHLISIVDADTIISNEQKMISETVNGPNNLFPDGVNVSFVHTLEKGSIYVRTFERGVGFTNACGTAMSASSLVTCLLGQNGFGDKIDVYNNGGKVRVVVNRKENGEYFMELIGNATYMFEAELDLSLTNPEEFEVTSHTDFNEESAYGLLQNHAKKVVDSQVFTNA comes from the coding sequence ATGAAACTGAATCTTATTAAATGCCACGGTTCTGGAAATGACTTTTTACTGATCGATGAAATTTCAAATCGCTATAGTTTTACAGAAGAAGCAAGACAAAACCTTGCCATATCGTTATGCGACAGACAAAAAGGTTTAGGAGCGGATGGTATACTGTTTGTCCTGGATAGCATGCGCTGTGATGCTGTAATGAGGGTTTTTAATGCAGATGGTTCTGAAGCTTCCATGTGTGGAAATGGTCTCAGATGTGTCGGTCGGTATGTTTGTGAATTATTGGATAAAGAAGAGATTGTCATTGAAACGATGAAAGCTGATTTAAGAGTCGCTGCAGCACCTGCTATCTATGACGATATCCCGACTTATAACGTGGAAATCTCTCCAGTGTATTTTGATCTTGATAAAGTACCGATGAATATGAATTTTTCCCAAGTAATAGATCAAAAGATTCCTGAAATATCGGATCGTTTACACTTTACGGTATTAGCTGTTCCGAATCCGCATTTAATCAGTATTGTGGATGCAGACACAATCATTTCCAATGAACAGAAAATGATTTCAGAAACGGTCAATGGACCGAATAATCTCTTCCCGGACGGGGTGAATGTAAGTTTTGTGCACACCTTGGAGAAAGGCTCCATCTATGTCCGTACATTTGAACGGGGGGTCGGATTCACTAATGCATGCGGTACTGCCATGTCAGCATCAAGTCTGGTCACATGTCTGCTTGGCCAGAATGGATTTGGTGATAAAATTGATGTGTATAATAATGGCGGTAAGGTTCGAGTAGTGGTGAACCGTAAAGAAAACGGTGAGTACTTTATGGAATTAATCGGAAATGCCACCTATATGTTCGAGGCTGAATTGGATTTATCTTTGACCAATCCTGAGGAATTCGAAGTGACATCCCATACGGACTTCAATGAAGAATCTGCCTATGGTCTCCTTCAAAATCATGCCAAAAAGGTTGTGGACAGTCAGGTATTTACAAATGCATAA
- a CDS encoding DNA ligase D — MKPMLPTLTEEIPKQGKWNYEVKYDGFRGILKIDTIEGISLTSRNNKDLLTHFPEIKEYAAELLEAASPPSLPLVLDGEIVLLRSSYSSEFFELQIRGRMKNKQKIKETSSARPVKFLAFDLIQSGNELWSSQSYTKRKKELEDICSTLDLPLKPDPANPAVIQMIPFFTDWNKVWSGVTSEEGEGVVAKLSESKWEEGKRSSSWLKIKNWKKCLCFVTSVDVNNDYFHIGVFDEEKIKKIGLFHFGISPSEKRTLKEIIKENHSRKEGSHYYIEPAICVEVLYLNWYEEQLREPHFHEFKFASRPEECTLEQFLQNEASIPQSVEITHPDKPLWEEPRLTKLDYIRYLRRISVSMLPFLHNRPLTCIRYPHGMFGESFYQKNVPDYAPDYIETHVQDGIEYIVCNELESLMWLGNQLALEFHIPFQKTEQRDVNEIVFDLDPPSREQFPLAVKAALIMKELFEGLKLKSFVKTSGNKGLQIYIPIPAGYSWKDTGIFTEFIAHYLVSNYPDDFTIERMKKNRKGRLYVDYIQHAEGKTIIAPYSLRGNDKALVAAPLWWNEVNEELTPEQFTMEEVLSRFSKLGCPFSQFERVKENQPFHEVIEFLKGNSKK; from the coding sequence ATGAAACCGATGCTGCCCACTCTTACAGAGGAAATCCCCAAACAAGGAAAATGGAATTATGAAGTTAAATATGATGGGTTCAGGGGAATTTTAAAGATTGATACCATTGAAGGAATATCATTGACCAGCAGGAACAACAAAGATCTCTTAACTCATTTCCCTGAGATTAAAGAATATGCAGCGGAATTATTGGAGGCCGCTTCTCCACCTTCCCTCCCACTTGTGCTGGATGGTGAAATTGTCCTTCTGCGTTCATCATACAGCAGTGAATTTTTCGAACTTCAAATCAGGGGAAGGATGAAGAACAAACAAAAAATCAAAGAAACATCATCTGCAAGACCTGTAAAGTTTTTGGCTTTCGACCTTATACAAAGCGGGAATGAGCTCTGGAGCAGCCAATCATATACTAAGCGCAAAAAGGAATTAGAGGATATATGCTCCACCCTTGATCTACCATTGAAACCTGACCCGGCCAACCCCGCCGTCATTCAAATGATTCCTTTCTTTACCGATTGGAATAAGGTATGGAGTGGTGTGACAAGTGAAGAAGGTGAGGGTGTAGTCGCCAAGCTTTCAGAAAGTAAGTGGGAAGAAGGTAAACGGAGTTCCTCGTGGCTTAAAATAAAGAATTGGAAAAAATGCCTGTGTTTTGTCACGTCAGTCGATGTAAATAACGATTATTTTCATATCGGCGTTTTTGATGAAGAAAAGATTAAAAAAATCGGTTTATTTCATTTTGGCATTTCTCCAAGTGAAAAAAGAACACTAAAAGAAATCATAAAAGAAAATCATTCCCGGAAAGAAGGCAGTCATTATTATATTGAACCGGCAATTTGTGTGGAGGTATTATACTTAAATTGGTATGAAGAGCAATTAAGGGAACCGCATTTTCATGAGTTCAAGTTCGCTTCCCGTCCTGAAGAATGTACGCTGGAACAATTCCTCCAAAATGAAGCCAGTATACCTCAAAGCGTGGAAATCACACATCCTGACAAACCTCTATGGGAAGAACCACGACTTACAAAGTTGGATTATATCAGGTACCTTCGCAGGATATCAGTTTCCATGCTGCCTTTTCTCCACAATCGTCCATTGACCTGTATTCGATATCCCCATGGGATGTTTGGAGAGTCCTTTTATCAGAAGAACGTTCCCGATTATGCGCCCGATTATATTGAAACACATGTACAAGACGGGATCGAATACATTGTTTGCAATGAACTGGAGAGTCTGATGTGGCTTGGAAATCAACTCGCATTGGAATTTCACATACCTTTTCAGAAAACGGAACAGCGTGACGTCAATGAAATCGTATTTGATTTGGATCCCCCAAGCCGGGAACAATTTCCTTTGGCGGTCAAGGCAGCCCTCATCATGAAGGAGTTGTTCGAAGGTTTGAAATTAAAGAGCTTCGTGAAAACATCAGGAAACAAAGGGCTCCAGATCTATATCCCTATTCCAGCCGGATACTCATGGAAGGACACAGGTATATTCACTGAATTCATCGCTCATTACCTTGTATCCAATTATCCCGATGATTTCACGATTGAACGGATGAAAAAAAATAGAAAGGGGCGTCTGTATGTAGATTACATCCAGCACGCTGAAGGGAAAACGATTATTGCACCCTATTCTTTAAGAGGGAACGACAAAGCTCTTGTTGCTGCCCCGCTGTGGTGGAATGAAGTAAACGAAGAATTAACCCCGGAGCAGTTTACGATGGAAGAAGTTTTGAGCCGTTTTTCAAAACTGGGATGTCCATTTAGTCAATTTGAACGGGTAAAGGAGAATCAGCCTTTTCATGAAGTAATCGAATTTCTCAAAGGAAACTCCAAAAAATGA
- a CDS encoding Ku protein — protein sequence MHTIWKGSISFGLVNIPIKLHSATEDRDIKLRSLHKECHTPIKYEKVCPVCDKEIDHNDIVKGYEVTKGKFVVLEEDELAQIKEANAEKTVEILDFIKIDEIDPIFYDRSYFVSPNDGGKKAYSLLRKALVSSGKVGIAKITMRSKEQLSVVRVYENTLVMETIHYPDEVRTSKDVPNVPESDEISEKELETATMLIEQLTSEFQPENYHDEYRERLSQLIESKQTGEKIVTAKEKDPKENVTDLMAALQASIDSTKPEKAEKPDKKKTTKKKAPKKKATTKKKAQ from the coding sequence ATGCATACCATATGGAAAGGTTCCATAAGTTTCGGATTGGTAAATATTCCAATCAAGCTGCACTCAGCCACCGAAGATCGTGATATTAAGCTTCGATCTCTTCATAAGGAATGTCACACGCCGATCAAATATGAAAAAGTCTGCCCGGTCTGTGATAAAGAAATTGATCACAATGACATCGTTAAGGGTTATGAGGTAACGAAAGGGAAATTTGTGGTATTGGAAGAAGATGAGCTGGCTCAAATTAAAGAAGCAAATGCAGAAAAAACGGTCGAAATTTTAGATTTTATTAAAATCGACGAAATCGATCCCATTTTCTATGACAGAAGCTACTTTGTTTCACCGAATGACGGAGGGAAAAAAGCTTATTCACTTCTGCGAAAAGCCTTAGTGTCTTCTGGTAAAGTAGGCATCGCAAAAATTACGATGAGATCAAAAGAACAATTATCAGTCGTAAGGGTTTATGAGAACACGTTAGTGATGGAGACGATTCATTACCCTGACGAAGTAAGGACTTCTAAAGATGTACCAAATGTACCTGAGAGCGATGAAATCTCAGAAAAAGAACTGGAGACGGCTACAATGCTCATTGAACAACTGACATCAGAATTTCAGCCGGAGAATTATCATGATGAATACCGTGAGCGGCTGAGTCAGTTGATTGAATCCAAGCAAACAGGTGAAAAGATCGTTACTGCAAAAGAAAAGGATCCGAAAGAAAATGTAACGGACTTAATGGCAGCCCTTCAAGCTTCAATTGATTCGACCAAGCCAGAAAAAGCAGAAAAGCCGGATAAGAAAAAAACCACAAAAAAGAAAGCGCCAAAAAAGAAGGCAACAACAAAGAAAAAAGCGCAATAA
- a CDS encoding phosphatase PAP2 family protein, translated as MEERHLKKAVFFIISLICLGFFTWGFVSILEEWKENEIAGFDNGVFNVVHGFISPKLTTLMTSITFMGGVKWLSISTIGLVIVLVFMKKYPLALFLTLTVSLGAGFNWLLKWIFKRDRPDIEALIEQGGYSFPSGHSMGSFIFYGAVAFMLYRALDRAVFKWLSVLALSVLILFIGISRVYLGVHYPSDIVGGFSAGGGWLTLCIAVYIYFYKRSDWKYVDE; from the coding sequence TTGGAGGAAAGACATTTAAAAAAGGCTGTATTCTTCATTATTTCTTTAATCTGTCTAGGGTTCTTTACATGGGGCTTTGTTTCCATTCTGGAAGAGTGGAAAGAGAATGAGATTGCGGGATTTGATAATGGAGTTTTCAATGTGGTTCACGGGTTCATTTCTCCCAAACTGACTACATTGATGACTTCCATTACGTTTATGGGTGGAGTGAAGTGGCTGAGTATCAGTACAATTGGACTCGTCATTGTATTGGTATTCATGAAAAAGTATCCTCTCGCTTTATTTTTGACATTGACAGTCAGCCTGGGAGCGGGTTTTAATTGGCTGTTAAAATGGATATTCAAACGGGACAGGCCTGATATTGAAGCCCTCATCGAGCAGGGGGGGTACAGCTTTCCAAGCGGTCACTCGATGGGTTCCTTCATTTTTTACGGCGCTGTGGCGTTTATGTTATATCGTGCACTGGACAGGGCTGTATTTAAGTGGCTGAGCGTACTTGCCTTATCAGTGCTGATTCTTTTTATCGGAATCAGCAGGGTATATTTAGGGGTTCATTATCCGAGTGATATCGTTGGGGGATTTTCAGCCGGAGGAGGCTGGCTGACTCTCTGCATAGCCGTTTATATCTATTTCTACAAACGAAGTGATTGGAAATATGTTGATGAATGA
- a CDS encoding TIGR02206 family membrane protein produces MFSPEKMMYFQLFSGEHLLTLLLFVLFASGILWCFSRYTDFKWLGTILAGTLCISETSYQIWMAYHGLWAIQTALPLQLCSISTFIGIYLYFKRNSRLFYLFLYIGFIPPILALITPDNPYSFPHFRYIKYFIHHMAIPLMVLYLFYFDHYPLRKRSILYGFGLLNCLAVPIYILNKLIGSNYFFLSGPPEGNTPLLWFGDGIVYIFNLEIAALFVFSLNYLMFKMLAGRRKNQKMSRLRSHETNET; encoded by the coding sequence ATGTTCTCACCCGAAAAGATGATGTACTTTCAATTGTTTTCAGGCGAACATCTTTTGACCTTATTATTGTTTGTGCTGTTTGCTTCAGGAATCTTATGGTGCTTCTCGAGATATACAGACTTTAAATGGCTGGGGACCATACTTGCGGGTACTTTATGTATTTCCGAAACCAGCTATCAGATTTGGATGGCATACCATGGGCTATGGGCGATCCAGACAGCGCTGCCCCTGCAACTTTGCAGCATCAGTACATTTATAGGCATATATTTGTATTTCAAACGTAACAGCAGGTTGTTTTACCTTTTTCTCTATATAGGTTTTATTCCTCCCATTTTGGCACTGATCACTCCTGACAATCCTTATTCCTTTCCCCATTTTCGATATATAAAATATTTCATTCATCACATGGCAATTCCACTTATGGTCCTGTATTTATTTTATTTTGACCATTATCCGCTTCGGAAGAGATCCATACTTTATGGCTTTGGCCTGTTGAATTGTTTAGCGGTGCCCATTTACATCTTGAATAAATTAATCGGGTCTAACTATTTCTTTTTGTCCGGGCCGCCTGAAGGAAACACTCCTTTATTATGGTTCGGTGATGGGATCGTTTATATTTTCAACTTGGAAATTGCTGCGTTATTCGTTTTTTCATTGAATTACCTGATGTTTAAAATGCTGGCCGGCAGAAGAAAGAATCAAAAAATGTCAAGGCTTAGGAGCCATGAAACGAATGAAACGTAA
- a CDS encoding YhdT family protein — protein MNEKEDKRFHIAHREALIGIGLVVINFLWWYGFAFGLGGGPVTEYDWILGMPAWFFYSCIAGFLLMVMLVVLVVRYMLTDIPFDGDEGDYHE, from the coding sequence GTGAATGAAAAAGAAGATAAACGGTTTCATATCGCTCATCGCGAAGCTTTAATCGGAATTGGGCTTGTTGTGATAAATTTTTTATGGTGGTACGGCTTTGCGTTCGGACTTGGCGGGGGTCCTGTTACAGAATATGACTGGATCCTGGGGATGCCAGCGTGGTTCTTTTATAGCTGTATTGCAGGTTTCCTGCTGATGGTTATGTTAGTGGTATTGGTTGTAAGATATATGCTTACAGATATCCCTTTTGATGGAGATGAGGGGGATTATCATGAATAG
- the panF gene encoding sodium/pantothenate symporter, which translates to MNSMALIPMIVFLIIIFIVGVYSSRKIGKADSFVQDYFLGSRQLGGFILAMTMIATYGSASSFIGGPGAAYSYGLSWVLLAMSQVVTGYFVLLVLGKKFAIMSRKYNAVTLVDYLQGRYRNHYITILSALSIMIFLFSAMIAQWVGGARLIESLTGLSYKSALFLFAVSVLVYVIIGGFRAVAVTDAIQGVVMLGGTIILLIATIIAGGGMENIMMDLKAENPNLLSPNGANGELSARYISSFWILVGVGVIGLPQVAVRAMSYKNSRSMHRALIIGTIVVGSIMLGMHLIGVLARAVMPGVEVADKVMPLLALEVLPPWLAGIVLAAPMAAIMSTVDSLLLIVSSAIVKDLYMNFINKDAGEKKVKKMSFLVTSITGIAVFLMALSPPELIIWLNLFSFGGLEAVFIWPIVLGLYWKTGNAYGALASMLSGLISYILFHSFLPNYLDMHTVVFPILISFFMYITVSLMTKQKLLN; encoded by the coding sequence ATGAATAGTATGGCATTGATTCCCATGATTGTATTTTTGATCATCATTTTTATTGTTGGGGTCTATTCCTCAAGGAAGATCGGCAAAGCAGATTCTTTCGTACAGGATTACTTCCTGGGCAGCAGGCAGCTTGGCGGTTTCATTCTGGCTATGACCATGATTGCTACATATGGAAGTGCAAGCAGTTTCATCGGCGGTCCCGGTGCAGCGTATTCATATGGTTTATCATGGGTGCTTCTTGCAATGTCTCAAGTCGTAACCGGCTACTTCGTCCTTCTTGTACTCGGTAAAAAGTTTGCGATCATGTCACGTAAATACAATGCTGTGACGTTGGTCGATTACTTGCAGGGCCGATATCGAAATCATTACATAACGATTCTTTCCGCTCTAAGCATCATGATCTTCCTTTTTTCCGCGATGATTGCGCAGTGGGTCGGGGGAGCTAGATTAATAGAATCGCTAACAGGTCTGTCCTATAAGAGCGCATTATTTCTATTTGCCGTTTCAGTGCTTGTTTATGTCATCATCGGAGGATTCAGGGCTGTGGCCGTCACCGATGCGATACAAGGGGTCGTAATGCTTGGAGGTACGATCATCTTACTGATTGCAACGATCATAGCAGGAGGCGGCATGGAAAATATCATGATGGATCTAAAAGCGGAAAATCCCAATCTCTTAAGCCCGAATGGTGCAAATGGAGAGTTGAGTGCCAGGTATATTTCATCCTTTTGGATCCTCGTAGGGGTTGGGGTTATCGGTCTTCCTCAAGTTGCTGTCAGGGCCATGAGTTATAAAAATTCACGCTCCATGCACAGGGCCCTGATCATCGGTACGATTGTAGTCGGTTCGATTATGCTCGGAATGCATTTAATCGGGGTTCTTGCACGTGCGGTGATGCCCGGAGTGGAGGTTGCCGATAAAGTCATGCCGCTGCTTGCCTTGGAAGTACTCCCTCCGTGGCTTGCAGGCATCGTACTTGCCGCCCCGATGGCTGCCATCATGTCTACAGTCGATTCCCTTTTGTTGATTGTTTCTTCTGCCATCGTCAAAGATCTTTATATGAATTTCATAAATAAAGATGCAGGGGAAAAAAAAGTGAAAAAAATGAGCTTCCTTGTGACATCCATCACCGGGATTGCTGTATTCCTTATGGCTTTAAGTCCACCAGAGTTAATCATCTGGCTGAATCTATTTTCCTTTGGAGGCTTGGAAGCGGTGTTTATCTGGCCGATTGTGCTCGGTCTATACTGGAAGACTGGAAATGCCTATGGAGCGCTGGCCTCCATGCTGTCGGGATTGATTTCATATATCTTATTTCACAGCTTCCTCCCAAACTACCTGGATATGCACACCGTCGTATTCCCGATACTCATATCCTTTTTCATGTATATAACAGTTTCGTTGATGACAAAACAAAAATTATTAAATTAG